The Candidatus Methylacidiphilales bacterium genome segment ACCACCGAGAAGCGGACCGATCCAATACGCGATCGCTTGAATCCATCCGTTTTCTCCGAAAAGCCCACCACTCACAAGCCAAGGCCCGATCATCCTAGCGGGATTCAGTGCTCCACCGGTCTGTGGGCCGATGGCCAAAATCCCTATCGTGACCGTGAAACCGATGGCCAAACCACCGATCTTGGGTCCACGAGGATCTATGCCTGTGCCAAATACGACGAACACCAAAAAGAATGTAGCGATAGCTTCCAGGGTTACTCCTCGGAGAAAAGCCCATTCTAAATCAAAATCGAGTTTAGGAGTGCCGTGGATCAAAGCTTCGTTTCCGTAGAGCACAAGAGCCAGTGTGGCAGCCAGAGCGCTTCCTGCGAGCTGGGCTACCCAGTATTTGAGCATTCCGAAGAACGATAATTTTCCTCCCAGCCACGCGCCAAAACTGACGGCAGGGTTGAGATGTCCTCCGGAAATACT includes the following:
- a CDS encoding aquaporin, which produces SISGGHLNPAVSFGAWLGGKLSFFGMLKYWVAQLAGSALAATLALVLYGNEALIHGTPKLDFDLEWAFLRGVTLEAIATFFLVFVVFGTGIDPRGPKIGGLAIGFTVTIGILAIGPQTGGALNPARMIGPWLVSGGLFGENGWIQAIAYWIGPLLGGGVAAWTYSRFLMQR